In one window of Brenneria goodwinii DNA:
- a CDS encoding fimbria/pilus outer membrane usher protein, whose product MKIVINVRKYAIAAPHALLASAVCLLFFYSASPYAEEYTDLPPPPRVRPSIDEAVYYLTLVVNDQSNNIVVPVNYRNGNYYVDASVLEENKIRLPKKTWGQVNVNQLPGVKAEYDPSQQRLKLTVPPSWLPEQSVEGGAIGSERIQPRSSVGLLFNYNAYYSAPSGGADTLNTLMEQRLFSDYGILSNTGIYNFRTENGTGGQPDGYRRFDTYWRYSDSDRVLTYQVGDLVSNSLTWSNSVRMGGARVSRNFGLRPDIVTYPMLQYTGSAAVPSTLDLFINGYRANSTTLNPGPFTLTNTPYLNGAGEATVITTDAQGRQVSTTIPFYVSNELLRAGLSDFDLSVGALRQGYGFRNEAYSSNPAFSGIYRYGLTNWLTLSSHAEAMQDLYLAGAGTDFTVGRWGTVSASYSQSEKNASGQQYTLGYSYYAQLFGLNLQHAKRNPSYRDLTTIYSDMPLSRESNQATLSTQLFGKGNGTLGVGYFDITSSDRSRIKLLNLSYSRQLWKNSSIYAALNKTLGENDYSAQIQLVVPFGSSDTINAGVQRDANSNYAPRLGVTRAAPTDGGFGWNLAYAAGKNPYHQGSLSWRGPYNLLQGGVYGNEGNTTQWGESSGSLIYMDGSLFPSNRINDAFIIVDTEGYEGVPVKYENQLVGVTNRRGHLLVPWVTSNYSANVAIDPLPLPANVETPRVEDRISVKEGSGIVVTFPIHQVLSANIALRNSQGQPLAIGTWVTEEVSGATTISGHDGLAYFSNLGAVNRLRFKQEDGQTCRVEFTLPKNLTMMASIGPLTCQTDNKG is encoded by the coding sequence ATGAAGATAGTCATTAACGTGAGAAAATATGCCATCGCGGCGCCTCACGCATTATTGGCCTCTGCCGTCTGTCTATTATTTTTTTATTCTGCATCGCCCTATGCGGAAGAATATACCGATCTGCCGCCGCCGCCGCGAGTCCGGCCGTCAATTGATGAAGCCGTTTATTATTTAACCCTTGTCGTCAACGATCAGAGTAATAATATCGTTGTACCAGTTAATTATCGCAATGGAAATTATTATGTAGATGCCTCGGTACTGGAAGAAAATAAAATCAGATTGCCGAAAAAAACGTGGGGACAGGTTAATGTCAATCAACTGCCTGGCGTCAAAGCGGAGTACGATCCCAGTCAACAGCGATTAAAACTGACCGTACCGCCTTCCTGGCTCCCCGAACAGAGCGTCGAGGGCGGAGCTATCGGTTCGGAACGTATCCAACCACGCAGCAGCGTGGGATTGCTGTTTAACTATAACGCCTATTACTCCGCCCCGTCCGGCGGCGCAGACACGCTGAATACCCTAATGGAACAGCGCCTGTTCAGCGACTACGGCATTCTGTCCAACACCGGCATCTACAACTTCAGAACCGAAAACGGCACCGGCGGCCAGCCTGACGGTTATCGACGCTTCGATACTTACTGGCGCTACAGCGACAGCGATCGCGTACTGACTTATCAGGTGGGGGATTTGGTCAGCAACTCGCTGACCTGGAGCAATTCCGTGCGCATGGGCGGCGCGCGCGTCAGCCGCAATTTTGGTTTGCGCCCCGACATCGTGACCTATCCGATGTTGCAGTATACCGGCTCGGCAGCGGTTCCCAGCACGCTGGATCTGTTTATTAATGGGTATAGGGCCAATAGCACCACCCTGAATCCCGGCCCGTTCACGCTAACCAATACGCCGTATCTCAACGGCGCCGGCGAAGCGACGGTCATCACCACCGACGCTCAGGGGCGGCAGGTGTCCACCACCATCCCGTTTTATGTTTCCAACGAACTGCTGCGCGCCGGTCTGAGCGATTTCGACTTATCGGTGGGCGCGCTGCGCCAGGGCTACGGATTCAGAAATGAGGCCTATTCCTCCAACCCGGCTTTCAGCGGCATTTATCGTTACGGCCTCACCAACTGGCTGACGCTTTCCAGCCATGCGGAAGCGATGCAGGATCTGTATCTGGCGGGCGCAGGCACCGATTTTACCGTTGGCCGCTGGGGAACGGTCAGCGCGTCGTACAGCCAAAGCGAAAAAAACGCCAGCGGCCAGCAATACACGCTGGGATATTCCTATTACGCCCAATTATTCGGGCTGAACCTGCAACATGCCAAACGCAACCCGTCGTATCGCGATCTGACCACCATTTACAGCGATATGCCCCTCAGCCGCGAGAGCAATCAGGCCACACTGAGCACCCAGCTGTTCGGCAAGGGAAACGGTACGCTGGGCGTCGGCTATTTCGATATCACCTCGTCCGATCGTTCGCGCATCAAATTACTGAACCTGTCTTATAGCCGTCAGTTGTGGAAAAACAGTTCGATCTACGCCGCCCTCAACAAAACGCTGGGAGAAAATGACTACAGCGCGCAGATCCAACTGGTTGTTCCCTTTGGTTCAAGCGACACCATCAACGCCGGCGTGCAGCGTGACGCGAACAGCAATTACGCTCCCCGCTTGGGGGTCACCCGCGCCGCACCTACCGACGGCGGATTCGGCTGGAACCTGGCTTACGCCGCGGGGAAAAATCCTTATCACCAGGGCTCGCTGAGCTGGCGCGGCCCTTACAATCTGCTGCAGGGCGGCGTCTACGGTAATGAAGGCAACACCACGCAGTGGGGGGAAAGCAGCGGTTCGCTGATCTATATGGACGGCAGCCTATTTCCCAGCAATCGCATTAACGATGCCTTCATCATCGTCGATACCGAAGGCTACGAAGGGGTGCCGGTCAAGTACGAAAACCAGTTGGTGGGGGTAACCAACCGACGGGGACATCTGCTGGTGCCCTGGGTGACATCCAACTACTCGGCCAATGTAGCCATCGATCCGCTGCCGCTTCCCGCCAATGTGGAAACACCCCGCGTAGAAGATCGCATTTCGGTCAAGGAAGGCAGCGGTATCGTCGTGACCTTCCCCATCCATCAGGTGCTTTCCGCCAATATTGCTTTACGTAATAGTCAGGGCCAGCCGCTGGCTATCGGCACCTGGGTTACCGAGGAGGTCAGCGGCGCCACGACCATCAGCGGCCACGATGGACTGGCGTATTTTTCCAATCTTGGCGCCGTTAACCGTTTACGGTTTAAACAGGAAGACGGTCAGACCTGCCGGGTGGAATTCACCCTGCCCAAAAACCTGACCATGATGGCGAGTATCGGTCCGCTGACCTGCCAAACAGACAATAAAGGATAA
- a CDS encoding molecular chaperone yields the protein MKKKLVIFIQLVMLIVAISAARCFAASNILVWPIYQVIESDENASALWLENKGSAPVGMQIRIMAWKQVDFKDRYAEQQDVIATPPFTSLDPGKRHMIRLMRATPAPANTERAYRIIIDEIAEPYRDRQTPKMGLQFQMRYLLPLFIDGEGIWTQERPGKKRAIDGPIRPDLYWSIVSVAGKPYLSLRNNGRVHARLSNVYWSTTPDGASNKITMTSGFLGYVLPGQEMRWPLPAGTAVPGSSQQLFTNLSDITEPVLIKRK from the coding sequence ATGAAGAAAAAATTAGTCATTTTTATTCAATTAGTTATGCTGATAGTGGCTATCAGCGCCGCGCGCTGCTTCGCCGCCAGCAATATTCTCGTCTGGCCGATTTATCAGGTTATCGAGTCCGATGAAAACGCCTCCGCCCTGTGGCTGGAAAACAAGGGCAGCGCGCCCGTGGGAATGCAAATCCGGATTATGGCCTGGAAGCAGGTGGATTTTAAGGACCGCTATGCCGAACAGCAGGACGTCATCGCCACGCCGCCCTTCACCTCGCTCGATCCCGGCAAGCGCCATATGATTCGTCTGATGCGCGCCACCCCGGCGCCGGCTAATACCGAACGCGCCTATCGCATCATTATCGACGAGATCGCCGAACCCTATCGCGATCGGCAGACGCCGAAAATGGGATTGCAGTTTCAAATGCGCTATCTATTGCCGTTATTTATTGACGGCGAAGGCATATGGACGCAGGAGCGTCCCGGCAAAAAACGCGCCATCGATGGTCCGATTCGGCCAGATTTGTACTGGAGTATCGTGTCGGTCGCGGGGAAACCCTATCTTTCCCTGCGTAATAACGGACGGGTTCACGCCCGGCTCAGTAATGTGTATTGGTCGACAACGCCGGACGGCGCCAGCAACAAAATCACCATGACCAGCGGTTTTCTGGGCTATGTCCTACCCGGACAGGAAATGCGCTGGCCGCTGCCGGCGGGCACCGCGGTGCCGGGAAGTTCCCAGCAGCTTTTTACCAATTTATCCGATATTACCGAGCCGGTTCTGATTAAACGTAAATAA
- a CDS encoding spore coat U domain-containing protein, translated as MSCRPMLFIALLPLVAAPAGALTVSSTFTVGAEIQKGCAFGNNVGSSISDLGNIDFGTQSAAVANVDVASSAGNGSIVVTCTPGITVSIELDYGLHGGSSSRRYVMNTAGTRSLPYQLYRDASRTQVWGTGDLAMSISSFPAATQTYTVYARYFGAAPLPPAGEYTDSVTVSVTY; from the coding sequence ATGTCATGCCGACCAATGCTGTTCATCGCTTTGCTGCCACTGGTCGCCGCTCCAGCCGGGGCATTGACCGTGAGCAGCACCTTTACCGTAGGCGCGGAAATTCAGAAAGGATGCGCGTTCGGCAATAACGTCGGCAGCAGTATATCCGATCTGGGAAACATCGATTTCGGTACGCAAAGCGCCGCCGTCGCCAATGTCGACGTGGCCAGTTCGGCGGGCAACGGATCGATTGTCGTGACTTGCACGCCCGGCATAACGGTGTCCATCGAACTGGACTATGGGCTGCACGGCGGAAGCAGTTCGCGGCGCTACGTCATGAATACGGCGGGAACGCGTTCGCTGCCGTATCAGCTCTATCGCGACGCGTCGCGTACGCAGGTATGGGGAACCGGTGATTTGGCGATGAGCATTTCATCTTTTCCCGCCGCCACGCAGACCTACACCGTGTATGCACGATATTTCGGCGCCGCGCCGCTGCCGCCGGCAGGGGAATATACCGATAGCGTAACCGTCAGTGTGACCTATTAA
- a CDS encoding spore coat U domain-containing protein, whose product MNAKKTLLPPLVALFALGGASVAHSETVTGNIGVTLTITTACAVDSGTSSGSTWGSIDFGTHDSLATNIDGQVTSTAGSGLTVICSTGTPATVRIGTGANDNSSLRTLASSGGSYNIPYRLYTDANMTTEIPLNDTTGIALTATGSAQTIPVHARILPSDQTILAPTAGTYTDTVAATVEW is encoded by the coding sequence ATGAATGCAAAGAAAACGCTCTTACCTCCCCTGGTAGCGTTGTTTGCGCTGGGCGGCGCTTCAGTCGCGCACAGTGAAACGGTCACTGGCAATATCGGAGTGACATTAACCATTACCACGGCATGTGCGGTGGACAGCGGCACCAGTAGCGGCAGCACATGGGGCTCCATCGATTTCGGCACGCACGACAGTCTGGCCACCAATATTGACGGTCAGGTGACCAGCACCGCCGGAAGCGGATTAACGGTGATCTGTTCAACCGGCACGCCCGCAACCGTGCGCATCGGTACAGGGGCAAACGACAACAGCTCGCTACGAACGCTGGCATCAAGCGGGGGCAGCTACAATATTCCCTATCGTTTATACACCGACGCCAATATGACCACGGAAATACCGCTGAACGACACCACCGGCATTGCTCTCACCGCCACCGGGAGCGCGCAAACCATTCCCGTTCATGCCCGCATTCTGCCTTCGGATCAAACCATTCTGGCGCCAACCGCAGGCACCTATACCGATACGGTTGCCGCCACCGTTGAATGGTAG
- the sixA gene encoding phosphohistidine phosphatase SixA, whose amino-acid sequence MQVLIMRHGDAVPDAASDSLRPLSARGYDESQKMAFWLNNQGMNIDRILVSPYLRAQQTLAAIRDILPLSVEDECLPELTPGGNAKLVSYYLQTLAREGTDSVLVVSHLPLVGYLVAELCPAETAPMFATSAIACVSVDAQSGQGVFDWQVSPSQLARKIS is encoded by the coding sequence ATGCAAGTTTTGATTATGCGTCATGGTGATGCCGTACCTGATGCTGCCAGCGATTCGCTGCGGCCCCTGAGTGCGCGTGGTTATGATGAATCGCAGAAGATGGCGTTTTGGTTGAATAACCAGGGGATGAATATCGATCGCATTTTGGTCAGTCCTTACCTGCGCGCGCAGCAAACGTTGGCGGCGATTAGGGATATTTTGCCATTGTCCGTGGAGGACGAATGCCTGCCGGAGCTAACGCCCGGCGGCAATGCCAAATTAGTCAGCTATTATCTGCAAACGTTGGCAAGAGAAGGGACGGACTCGGTGCTGGTGGTCTCTCACCTGCCATTGGTCGGCTATCTGGTCGCGGAGTTATGTCCTGCCGAAACGGCGCCCATGTTTGCGACTTCGGCCATTGCCTGCGTCAGCGTCGATGCGCAATCGGGGCAAGGGGTGTTCGACTGGCAGGTCAGTCCGTCTCAGCTGGCGCGGAAGATTTCATAA
- the smrB gene encoding endonuclease SmrB: MKNKYALNDEELQLFRASVSGTKKLRQDTYLHKPVRRKLSELPPRRALQEQADASFYFSDEFQPQLESDGPTRYVRPGANHYELKKLRRGDYSPELFLDLHGLTQLQAKQELGALLAACRREHVYCACVMHGHGKHILKQQTPLWLAQHPDVLAFHQAPKEFGGDAALLVLVTLDAPS, from the coding sequence ATGAAGAATAAATACGCACTGAATGACGAAGAATTACAGCTCTTTCGCGCTTCAGTCTCCGGCACTAAAAAGTTACGCCAGGATACCTATCTCCATAAGCCGGTACGCCGCAAACTCAGCGAGTTGCCGCCCAGACGGGCATTGCAGGAGCAGGCCGATGCCAGCTTTTATTTTTCAGACGAATTTCAGCCGCAGTTGGAAAGCGACGGACCGACTCGTTACGTTCGCCCTGGCGCCAACCACTATGAATTGAAAAAACTGCGGCGGGGAGACTACTCCCCCGAGCTGTTTCTCGATCTGCATGGCCTGACGCAATTGCAGGCCAAGCAGGAACTGGGGGCGCTGTTGGCCGCCTGCCGCCGGGAACACGTCTATTGCGCCTGCGTCATGCACGGTCACGGCAAACATATTCTGAAACAGCAGACGCCGCTGTGGCTGGCGCAACATCCCGATGTACTGGCGTTTCACCAGGCGCCCAAAGAGTTCGGCGGAGATGCCGCGTTGCTGGTGCTCGTCACCCTGGATGCGCCGTCGTAA
- the prmB gene encoding 50S ribosomal protein L3 N(5)-glutamine methyltransferase produces MDKIFVDEAINDLHTIQDMLRWAVSRFNAANVYYGHGTDNPWDEAVQLVLPSLFLPLDIPEDMYTSRLTSSERHRIVERVIRRVNERIPVAYLTNKAWFCGLEFYVDERVLVPRSPIGELIGNYFGELLPKAPGHILDMCTGSGCIAIACAQAFPQAEVDAVDISTDVLTVTEQNIQQHGMEHCVTPIRSDLFRDLPAIQYDLIVTNPPYVDEEDMSDLPQEFRYEPELGLAAGSDGLKLVRRILACAPDYLSDDGVLICEVGNSMVHLIDQYPDIPFTWLEFDNGGDGVFMLTKSQLIDCQSHFSLYRD; encoded by the coding sequence TTGGACAAAATTTTCGTCGACGAGGCCATCAACGATCTTCATACCATACAGGATATGTTGCGTTGGGCTGTCAGTCGGTTTAACGCAGCCAATGTCTATTATGGTCACGGGACGGATAATCCGTGGGATGAAGCCGTCCAACTGGTTCTGCCCAGCCTGTTTTTACCTCTTGATATTCCAGAGGATATGTATACCTCCCGTTTAACATCCAGCGAGCGCCATCGCATTGTCGAACGCGTTATTCGCCGGGTAAATGAACGCATCCCGGTCGCCTACCTGACCAACAAAGCCTGGTTCTGCGGCCTGGAGTTCTATGTGGATGAGCGGGTGCTGGTGCCGCGTTCGCCTATCGGCGAATTAATCGGTAATTACTTCGGTGAATTGCTGCCAAAAGCGCCCGGGCATATTCTGGATATGTGCACCGGCAGCGGCTGTATTGCGATTGCCTGCGCCCAGGCTTTTCCGCAAGCGGAAGTCGACGCGGTGGACATCTCTACGGATGTGCTGACCGTGACCGAACAGAACATACAGCAACACGGCATGGAACATTGCGTTACGCCCATCCGTTCCGATCTGTTTCGCGACTTGCCCGCGATCCAGTACGACCTGATCGTGACCAATCCGCCTTATGTCGATGAAGAAGACATGTCGGATCTGCCGCAGGAGTTCCGCTATGAGCCAGAATTAGGGCTGGCGGCAGGGAGCGATGGTCTGAAACTGGTGCGCCGTATTTTGGCTTGTGCGCCGGACTATCTCAGCGATGACGGCGTGCTGATTTGCGAAGTGGGCAACAGCATGGTGCACCTGATCGATCAATATCCCGATATCCCGTTCACCTGGCTGGAGTTCGACAACGGCGGTGACGGGGTATTTATGTTAACCAAATCTCAACTTATTGATTGCCAATCGCATTTCAGCCTATACCGTGACTGA
- the aroC gene encoding chorismate synthase produces MAGNSIGQFFRVTTFGESHGIALGCVVDGVPPGIPLTEADLQHDLDRRRPGTSRYTTQRREPDQVRILSGVFEGVTTGTSIGLLIENTDQRSQDYSAIKDVFRPGHADYTYEQKYGLRDYRGGGRSSARETAMRVAAGAIAKKYLQQMHGVKIRGYLSQIGDVTCELKDWSLVEQNPFFCPDADKLEALDELMRALKKEGDSIGAKVSVVAESVPAGLGEPVFDRLDADLAHALMSINAVKGVEIGDGFAVVTKRGSENRDEITPQGFQSNHAGGILGGISSGQHIIAHLALKPTSSIMVPGRTINRQGEATEMVTRGRHDPCVGIRAVPIAEAMMAIVLMDHLLRQRAQCGDVESQVPRW; encoded by the coding sequence ATGGCAGGAAACAGTATTGGGCAATTTTTCCGCGTCACCACGTTTGGTGAGTCCCACGGAATTGCCCTGGGCTGTGTGGTTGACGGCGTGCCGCCGGGGATCCCGCTGACGGAAGCCGATCTGCAACACGATCTGGACCGTCGCCGCCCGGGAACGTCCCGTTACACGACTCAGCGCCGCGAACCCGATCAGGTCCGTATTCTTTCCGGGGTATTTGAAGGCGTTACCACCGGAACCAGCATCGGTTTATTGATCGAAAATACCGATCAGCGCTCGCAGGATTACAGCGCCATTAAGGATGTTTTCCGTCCGGGTCATGCAGATTACACCTATGAACAAAAATACGGTCTGCGCGATTATCGCGGCGGCGGCCGTTCTTCGGCGCGTGAAACCGCGATGCGGGTCGCCGCCGGGGCGATAGCGAAAAAATATCTGCAACAGATGCATGGTGTGAAGATCCGCGGCTATCTCTCGCAGATCGGGGATGTGACCTGTGAGCTGAAAGACTGGAGTCTGGTTGAACAGAATCCCTTTTTCTGCCCGGATGCCGACAAATTGGAGGCATTGGATGAGCTGATGCGGGCGCTGAAGAAAGAAGGCGATTCCATCGGCGCCAAGGTCAGCGTGGTAGCGGAATCCGTTCCCGCCGGGTTGGGAGAACCGGTGTTTGATCGTCTTGACGCCGATCTGGCACACGCCCTGATGAGTATCAATGCGGTGAAAGGGGTGGAGATTGGCGACGGATTTGCGGTCGTGACGAAACGCGGTAGCGAAAACCGCGACGAGATTACCCCGCAGGGTTTCCAGAGCAACCACGCCGGCGGTATTTTAGGCGGCATCAGCAGCGGCCAGCACATTATTGCTCATCTGGCATTGAAACCGACATCCAGCATCATGGTGCCGGGAAGAACCATTAACCGTCAGGGCGAGGCGACGGAAATGGTGACCCGCGGGCGTCACGATCCCTGCGTGGGGATCCGTGCGGTGCCGATTGCCGAAGCGATGATGGCGATTGTGTTAATGGATCACCTGCTGCGCCAGCGTGCGCAGTGCGGCGATGTTGAAAGTCAGGTTCCCCGCTGGTAA
- the mepA gene encoding penicillin-insensitive murein endopeptidase codes for MKKGFIGFIALACCAPLWAKTPWQEITHPVAGASQAIGGFSNGCIIGAQPLPLQSPDYQVMRVDQRRYYGHPDLLAFITRLSSAVKRRTAANVLIGDMGMPAGGRFSSGHASHQSGLDVDIWLQLPKQRWSEQQLLKPQPIDLVAGNGRQINPRVWQPEVEKLVKLAAKDSEVTRIFVHPAIKKQLCAEAGQDRDWLRKVRPWFGHRAHMHVRLRCPADSLECQEQAPPPAGDGCGAELTSWFQPKQPGQEPPVKTSPPPLPPSCQALIDRHFAAE; via the coding sequence ATGAAAAAAGGGTTTATTGGGTTTATCGCATTGGCATGCTGCGCACCGCTATGGGCGAAGACCCCCTGGCAGGAAATCACGCACCCGGTTGCGGGCGCGTCTCAGGCCATCGGCGGCTTTTCCAACGGTTGCATCATCGGCGCGCAACCGCTGCCGCTGCAGTCGCCGGATTATCAAGTCATGCGCGTCGATCAACGACGTTACTATGGCCATCCCGATCTGTTGGCTTTTATTACCCGTCTGAGTTCGGCGGTTAAACGCCGTACGGCCGCCAACGTATTGATTGGCGATATGGGGATGCCGGCCGGCGGGCGTTTTAGCAGCGGTCATGCCAGCCATCAGTCCGGTCTGGATGTTGATATCTGGCTGCAATTGCCGAAACAGCGCTGGAGTGAGCAACAGCTTCTTAAGCCGCAGCCTATCGATTTGGTCGCGGGAAATGGCCGCCAGATTAATCCCCGCGTCTGGCAACCCGAAGTGGAGAAACTGGTGAAGCTGGCGGCGAAAGATAGCGAGGTGACGCGCATTTTCGTTCATCCGGCGATAAAAAAACAACTGTGCGCCGAAGCGGGTCAGGATCGCGACTGGTTACGCAAGGTCCGCCCGTGGTTCGGCCACCGTGCGCATATGCACGTTCGTCTGCGCTGTCCGGCCGATAGCCTGGAGTGTCAGGAACAGGCGCCGCCGCCCGCAGGCGACGGATGCGGAGCCGAGTTAACCAGTTGGTTCCAACCTAAGCAGCCGGGGCAGGAACCGCCAGTCAAAACCTCTCCGCCGCCGTTGCCTCCTTCTTGCCAGGCTTTGATCGATAGACATTTTGCCGCGGAATAA
- a CDS encoding sulfite exporter TauE/SafE family protein — protein sequence MDWFVVGPEMLAILFFVAVLAGFIDSIAGGGGLLCVPALLAVGLSPAQALATNKLQSMGGSFSASLYFIRRRAVNLGEQKLAIALTFVGSTFGAWLIQQIHADFLRQLLPMLIIGIGLYFLLSPKIGDEDRQHRLSGLPFALIAGGCVGFYDGFFGPGAGSFYALAFVTLSGFNLSKATAHAKILNFTSNFGGLLFFMLGGKVVWGLGAVMLAGQFIGARLGAKMVLSKGQKLIRPMLVIVSAIMSCKLIYDSHGHDIAQWLGQFF from the coding sequence ATGGATTGGTTTGTTGTTGGGCCAGAAATGTTGGCCATTCTGTTTTTTGTCGCGGTGTTGGCGGGATTTATCGACTCTATCGCCGGCGGCGGCGGTTTATTATGCGTACCGGCTTTGCTTGCCGTCGGGCTATCGCCCGCACAGGCGCTGGCGACCAATAAATTGCAATCCATGGGCGGATCGTTTTCAGCCAGCCTCTATTTTATTCGCCGGCGGGCGGTTAATTTGGGGGAACAAAAGCTGGCGATCGCCTTGACGTTCGTCGGCTCAACGTTTGGCGCCTGGCTGATCCAGCAGATCCACGCCGATTTTCTACGCCAACTGTTGCCGATGCTGATCATCGGCATCGGCCTCTATTTCCTGCTGTCGCCGAAAATTGGCGATGAAGATCGGCAACACCGGCTGTCAGGACTGCCGTTTGCGTTGATCGCGGGCGGCTGCGTCGGGTTCTATGACGGCTTCTTTGGTCCGGGGGCCGGATCGTTTTATGCATTGGCCTTTGTCACGCTGAGCGGTTTTAATCTGTCAAAGGCGACGGCACATGCCAAAATCCTCAATTTCACCTCTAATTTCGGCGGGCTGCTGTTTTTTATGCTCGGCGGGAAAGTGGTGTGGGGCTTAGGCGCGGTGATGCTGGCGGGGCAGTTTATCGGCGCGCGGCTCGGCGCCAAAATGGTGTTGAGCAAAGGGCAGAAACTGATTCGTCCCATGCTGGTGATTGTTTCCGCTATCATGAGCTGCAAACTTATTTATGACAGTCATGGTCATGATATCGCACAGTGGCTGGGGCAATTTTTCTGA
- a CDS encoding elongation factor P hydroxylase, whose product MTTKTNTHHYQQLIDIFNDCFSEEYNTRLVKGDDEPIYLPADEQAPYHRIIFAHGFYASALHEISHWCVAGEQRRLQVDFGYWYCPDGRDALTQSQFESVEIKPQAFDWLFCVAADFPFNVSCDNLNGDIEPDRIAFQRRVHAQVMLYLQQGIPTRSARFINALQSFYNTPPLTAERFPYPADLC is encoded by the coding sequence ATGACGACAAAGACCAACACGCACCACTATCAGCAATTAATTGATATTTTTAATGATTGCTTTAGCGAAGAGTACAACACCCGCTTAGTTAAGGGGGACGATGAGCCCATCTATCTGCCGGCGGACGAGCAGGCGCCGTATCATCGGATTATCTTTGCGCACGGTTTTTATGCCAGCGCGCTGCATGAAATTTCCCACTGGTGCGTCGCCGGCGAACAACGGCGTTTGCAGGTGGATTTCGGCTACTGGTATTGCCCCGATGGGCGTGATGCACTGACCCAGTCTCAGTTTGAATCCGTTGAGATTAAACCGCAGGCATTTGATTGGCTGTTTTGCGTGGCGGCGGATTTTCCGTTTAACGTCAGCTGCGACAATCTGAATGGCGACATTGAGCCGGATCGTATTGCTTTTCAACGCCGGGTTCATGCACAGGTGATGCTCTATCTGCAGCAGGGGATCCCGACACGCTCCGCGCGCTTTATTAATGCGTTGCAATCGTTTTACAATACGCCGCCGCTGACGGCAGAGCGCTTTCCCTATCCAGCCGATCTCTGCTGA
- a CDS encoding YfcL family protein yields MIAEFEARILALIDDMVEHASDDELFAGGYLQGHLTVSVAAAEENGEHTPEALYARVSGSIDNAIKNGELSPPDQVLVNEMWERLFQQAMSRQTH; encoded by the coding sequence ATGATCGCAGAATTTGAGGCGCGTATTCTGGCGCTGATTGATGACATGGTGGAGCATGCCAGCGACGACGAACTTTTTGCCGGCGGTTATCTGCAAGGTCATTTGACAGTGTCAGTGGCGGCAGCGGAGGAGAACGGCGAACATACTCCGGAAGCGCTTTATGCGCGGGTTAGCGGCAGTATTGATAACGCCATCAAAAACGGTGAGCTTTCCCCGCCGGATCAAGTCCTGGTGAATGAGATGTGGGAAAGGTTATTTCAGCAGGCGATGAGCCGGCAAACGCATTAA
- a CDS encoding AzlD domain-containing protein, with protein sequence MSWLLLCALAGIVFFNRYIFLEPRTPVKLPDLVHEALKYSAPCLLSAICGPVILLTQGELRPFPDNPYFWGAVFSVIIAFFIRSMVICVLLSLLFFYLLCTLF encoded by the coding sequence ATGAGTTGGTTATTACTGTGCGCGCTGGCCGGGATCGTGTTCTTCAACCGCTATATCTTCCTTGAACCCCGAACGCCGGTAAAACTGCCGGATCTGGTGCATGAAGCGCTGAAATACTCGGCGCCTTGTCTGCTTAGCGCGATCTGTGGGCCCGTTATTCTGCTAACGCAGGGGGAGTTGCGGCCGTTTCCTGATAATCCTTATTTCTGGGGAGCGGTTTTTAGCGTCATTATCGCGTTTTTTATCCGCAGTATGGTTATTTGCGTTCTGCTCAGTTTGTTGTTCTTTTATCTGCTATGCACGCTGTTTTAA